The nucleotide sequence GACGAAGCTGGCGTTTCTTGGCTGAATGGTTCCAACGAACCAACCAATCGACCAACCGGCTGATCGTTTTAGACACCAGTCCGTTTCCATCGCTCAATGATTTAGAACACCAAGAGGTCGTTCTCCGGTGGCGAGACGCCAATGCCGAGTTCGATCGACGGCTGACCCTGGAGCTCAAGCGATACTGTGACGAGATGTCGATCAATTATCGATTCAAAGACGAGTACATCGACCTGATGAACCAGTCACGGGACAGCCCCATGTCACTGGGCCGAACCGAATTGGGCCGATTGATGAACGCCATCCCGACGTCGGTCAGTGGCACGACGTTGCAGTTGCCCACGACGTCGTACCACACCCAAGCGGAAACCGCCACGCTGGCCGGTGTTCGTTCGATGCTGAAACTACTGGATCGGATCGCCGGTCTGGAACAGCCTTGATCGTGTGGGTGGGGCTACAGCATCGGTTCCGCTGTAGCGTCTTTCTTGGGCGATTTGTTTAGCTTCAGCAGACGCGAACCGATATCGCTGCGGACAAACGCGTACATCATGATCGTCAACAGGCCCAGCAGTGATGCCGCCAGCGGCTTGCTGTATTCAATCGCTTCGAACACGCTGGCTTCACCGGGGGCGGGCGGTTCCAAAGGCGGTACGGGCATGCCGTATTTTTCGGCGATGTCGGCAATTTGCGCGAAGTGAATGACGGGGACGCCGCGAAGGATGAAACGCGGCATGATCCCATCGGTCTGGCGGATTTGTACGGGAGGAATCAAGTTCAGGCCTGGTGAAAACATCTGCTTGCCCAGCGTGCGACCGACCGAAACCGTTCCGGCGCCGACGTTGATGTACGCTTTGATCGGCTGGCTGCCGGCGTGCTTGTCATACAGATTCATTCGTTCTTCCACGGACGCTTCGAACGTCGTGGCCTCCAATAGGGACAGCCCGTTTCGTGAGATGCCCTCCTCGATTGCTTGACGTCCACCATCGCTCAATCCCAAGCCGCGGTCTTCAAAGCCGCCGATGGATGCCGCGATCGCACGTGACCGAAAGACGCCTTGGTCGACAAGGATTCGTTCCATATCGATCCACAACAGGTCGGGCAAATTGGCACCCCACTGGGATGCGGCGCCGCTGGTGATGATGATCGGTTTCAAATTCATCGTTTCCGCGGCCGCATAGACGCATGCGTTGATACCGGGGAACGATCCACTGACCCCGATTGCGATCGTGTCGCCGTTTTCGACGCCGGCGTCACGCAGCATTTGCACTGCGACGGCGGCAAAGTTGGGATTGATACTGGTCCGCTTGGCCGTGACATCACCCGACAAACTGGTCACTTCGCTCATCGCGATGCCCAGCACACCACTGTGGACCAAGTCCATCGTTTCATCGATTTCGTGGCCACGTTCGATCCGGGCGTCATAGATGACGTCGTACGCTTGCGATGCAAGTTTCGCGGCAGCCAGCTTTTCATCAAAGTTCGGCTGACGTTGTTGGACACGAAAGTTTTCGACCAGGGTCAAACCGGCCAACGATGTCAAACCGATCAAGAACAGTCCGGTGCGTGAAACGGCTTTGGGACGCCAATAGACTTTTTTCATGGATGAATTTGGGGCAGGCAAATCGCCTGTGAATTTCTAACGAAGGTGGTGGATGAACGTAGGAGAGAAATCGATGCTTGCGTTCGCGTCTTCCGCGGTCACGGCATCAAGCCAAGGCAGCGCCATAGATCAAAATCAGAACCATACGAATCGCGACCGACGCAGTGAAAAGTGCGGATATGGTTTCCAGCCATCCTTGACGATCCATCCAAATCGCGATCAGTCCAGGCAAGATATAGCCCACCACTTGTGCGGTCGCGTCGCCGGTCGCGAACAGATCAACACTGACCAAATGTTCTGTCGGCATCATGTCCATCAATAGTCGAACACTGTATCCCATCAAAATCATCAGGACCGTCCGGCGACGACCAAAGATGATGATAAAGGTGCCCAGCGAGTGAACGATTAAGTACGTCGCCGCCGCGGCGACCAAGGTCAGGGCAACGTCCAGCGGTCGTCCCAGATTCAATGCAATGAAACCGGGGACGACCATACCGCCTGCGGCCAGACCGAAAAGCTCCGAGAAGATCAAGCTGATCACCAGGCCGACACCGACCGAGACCATCATTTGATCCGCAAATTCTGTCATCATCATGTTTGTGTTTATGCAGACGCTTTTCGTCTGCCTTTTGTATCGTGGAGATTGAAAAATTTGGTGGAAATCTGACATTGGCTCCGACGAATCGAAGACTTGGAGTCAACGTCACGCGTGTACGGATTGAACGACGCGGCTATTTCAATTCGCGTCGGATGCTGCGGTTGGCAAAGTGTCGAACCAAATCCAGGCCGATACCCGCAATGTTGGCCATACCCATGACCAGGCTGCAGCGTTCGGATAATTCGACAATGATCTCGAACACTTGATCCACCGGTTGGTCTTCGGCAAAGACAAGCTTCATCGGATCCATGCCGGCCGACGTCGCAGCGCGGGCGAAGATGTACGTACCGGTTCCGATCAATAAGTATTTGTCCGCCGGCGGCCATGATGCCACGACACGACCCAATTGATCGCTGCGATCCGGACGGTCCAGTCGGCAGTTGAAGATCGCGATCCGACGATCGACACCCGGATATCGTTCCAGTGCCATTTCCCAAATGCGTTGGGTCGATTCCGGATCATTGGCGGCAAAACCGTTGACGAAGTTGATCTGGCGATGAAAGAAGTCCATCTCATAGGCCAACATCGCGCCGGGATCGGGCGGGGATTCCCACATGCCGCGAAGTGCCACACCACGATCGACACCCAGGTCCTGGCACACTTTTAAAGCCAGCGCAACGTTTTCGGCGTGTTCGACATAACAGAATCCGGCCAGGTCCAACGGGGTAATGGTCGCCACGTCAGATTCGGTCACCGGGATCGTTTCGGTGCCACGGTCATCGGCCGCGGCTTGAAAGACGTCCAGGTGGTCACGTTCGGCGGTGTACAGCTTGGTTCCGACGGGCACCATGCCCGCAAGAGCTTTAGCGACGTCACGCTCGGTCGGCCCCATCACATCCAAGTGATCTTCACGCGCGTTGGTGATCACGCCGTGTGTTGCACGGACTAGTTTGTCTTCGCATAACCACTGCAGAAACGGTATCAACGCCATGCATTCAATCACCAAGGCCTGGCATTCCAATTCCACAGCGGTGCGAACGATTCGGATCTGTTCAATGACATTGGCACGCGACGGACGAAACACGGGGTATTCGGTCCCGTCGGGCAGAATCATTCGTGGCAGCGTCCCCGTGGTCTTGCAACAAGTGCGGATACCGCCGGCGCGTAGGCCTGCGGCGATCAGGCGGGCGACGCTTGATTTTCCCCGAGTTCCGTTGACGTGGATGCGAATGGGAATCTGTTTCAGTGTTCGGCGGTGAACCAAAGATTCAACGACACCGCCGGCGATCACTGCGCCGGTGGTACCGAGCAGCGCAAGTTCGGCTGTCACGAATGAGGGATCCGATAAGCTTGAAAAGTGGGTGCGGCAATTGCCCGGATGCAACGTGGGGCAAACCGGAATGCCCGGACAAGTGACCGGTCCGAAAGCCAGGTTTGGCGACTGGACCGGCAGGCAAAAATCATGAACCGGGACGCTTTGCACCGGCCCGGTTGTTGCACAGCCAATCGCATCAGGCGTGCCAATTTTGTGATCGGACGCCGTGTGGATCGCAAGCGTCCTGCAATACGTCACTTTTAGGGCAATTTCAGAGCGATCGTGTGATCCGATTGCGTGACAAGTTGATGGCTTCGACGGCGGTGGCCCGGGAAGAGCGAAAGAAGTTTTCCAGGTTGGAAAGCCGTTTTCCAATGGCCGCCTTCGACTGAAAACGATAGTCATCACCACCCATATGGACTCATGATTTCACCCCATCCCATTCTTGATTTGACATGCACACTTTCACTGCACGATTTCAGCGTCGTGGACTACCAACACTTGCTTTCGGTATGCGAACAGCAACGACGAAACCGGTGGGTCGACAACGCCCGCGCGGTCTGCTTGATGCGATTGGAAAGGATCGACGAAGCTTTGGAAATCTTCCGTCGCATCGCCTTGAGCCCCGGCACTTGCGTCCTGCGTGGCGACTTGCCGGACGAGATCAAACTGAACTACGCTTCCGCCTTATTGGCGAAGGGGCAGTTGATCGGCGCCTTGGACGTATTGGATGAACTGGGGGATCCGAACCAGTGGATGGCGATTCAGATTCGTTGCGTCTTGTTGGATTGGGAAAAATCGCTTCCCTGGTGGAAAAGGATCCTTTGGCGAGCCGGACGTCTGGAGTTTGCCACACCGGTTTCGGTGGATTTTGAACTCGGCGTTTGGCCGCCCGCGGGAGTGTCGATTCCCGGGCGATCGATCGACCGTGCTGGCACCTCTGATGGGTTCGGTCGCATTACCGGTGACGACAAAGCGGATCCCGCATCCGTCCCGCTTTAACTGTCGGTGTGGCCGCGGTTTTTTTGATTCGCGTCATCCGAGGTGACCGTCATCTCACGTCGTTCATACCCAATCAAGACGCAAAGGAACTGTCCCGCTGATTTCGTTTGTCTTTATCCTGATCGGATTGTTGTTGCTGGTCGGTGGCGGCGAGTTTTTGGTCCGTGGTGCGACGTCGATCGCAGCCGACATGAGGGTTTCAGCTCCGTGTCGATGAAGCAGCGGTGGCTGTCGCCCGTTTTCGCCGGGCGAATCGCATCGCCTTTTGACGTTGTCGTTTCCACGCGTCCAACATCGAACTGGCACTTCGATACCGATGCCTGGGATTCAGTTCCAGCGATTTGCGGATCACGTCAACGGCATCGCGGTGCAATCGCCGTCGCAAGTTTTCGGTTCCCGGAAGCGGCCACTGAAATGGATACTCCGCCCAGCGACCGGCAAAGATCCGGTGCGAAATCAGCCCAATTGAAAAAACATCGCTTCGCGGGGAAGGACGGCCCATCGCCTGTTCGGGAGCCATGTAGCCGACCGTTCCCGTGCCCGCGCCGGTCATCGTTTTCGACCCGGCTTTGGCGATCCCAAAGTCTGTCAAACGCAATGTCTGGGCGCCGAATAGCAGCACGTTCTCGGGTTTAATGTCGCAGTGAACCACACCCGAATCGTGGGCATAGGCGACCGCGTCAAGCAGTTGGGTTACATAGCCGTACGCGGTTTCGAATCGGATCCGCTTTTGCAAGCGTTCTGCTAGGGTCTGGTCCGCCAGCGGTGTGACGATCACCAAGTGGCCTTCAATGATGCTGGCGTCTCGAATCGGCAGAATGCCGGGATGATCCAGCCGCATGGTCAAACGAACTTCGCGGCGAAAGTCATCCAACACGGCATCGTCATTGGCTGCATGGTGCAGCACTTTCAGCGCGACTTGTATTCCCAGCAGCGTGTCGGTTGCCGCGAACACCTCCGCAAAACCACCCGACCCGATACGCCAATTCAAACGGTATTTTCCCAGCCGAGATCCCACCCGAAGTCCGCCCATTTTGCTTGGACGTCGGGAGGATCGCTTCGTGCTGGGGTTCCACGTCGTTGCGGACAAAGAATCAGTTCCTTCTTGCTGATTGGAAATTAATTTTCCACGGCCGTCCTCGTGGCATCGCGGTGGACAGCAAAAACAATGGGATTTGCGGCGACTTGTGGCGCCGCGGCATCGTTTGGCACAGCGCGTGCCAATGGAGATGACTGCCAATGTGTGATGGCAGTTGCGCGACCCGACGGGTCGCTTTCATGTCGGTGCTTGTCGGCGACGATCCACGAAGGAAATTCGTCCGTTGAATCTTTCGATTCCCATTCAAATCCGCCCCCAACCGACCGATGCAACCTGCGGTCCGGCCTGCTTATCGGCGGTCTATCAATACTGGAATGTTCCCGTGGACCAATTGCCCAGCGTCGACCCGATGCCGGGATTACCCGGGGGCGGAACGCTGGCGGTTCACTTGGCGCTTGACGCGTTGCAACGGGATTTGGACGCAGCGATCACGACGTTCAACTTGCAGCTTTTCGATCCGACATGGTTTCACCATCAAGGAGAACCGTACTTCGGCGAATTCCTATGCGAGCGTCTGGAATTGCAGATGCGACGCAAGCGATTCGATAGCGAAGCGGATCAAGTTCGTTTGACATTGTCGACCGAAGCCTATGTGCGTTTCTTGCAGTTGGGCGGTCGATTAAGGATGCGTCCGCTGGAAGAAGTCCTGATCACCCGACCGCTTTCGCGGCGCATTCCCATTCTGTGCGGGCTGAGCGCGACCTATCTTTACAACGAAGCGAGGGAACGCAGTGTGCAGCCCTTGTGCCCGATCGACGATCTGTCGCCGTCGTCAGTTCCCGATGACGTTGGGGGGTATCCGGTGGGGCACTTTGTCGTTTTGTACGGGTTTGACGCGGCCAGTGGCGAAGTCGAAATCGCCGATCCGATGCACGAAAACCCATTTACAGATTCGCACCATTATCGTGCATCGTTTTCCACGTTGGCCGCTGCGTTGTTGTTGGGCATCGTGACGTATGACGCGAACCTATTGACGATCGCACCTCGAGACATCCGGTCATGAAGACGTTGTTGGTGTTGGATCCCGATGATGGATGGATCGCAAACGCGTTGGCCGAAAATCAGGACCGGTTACAGATCGTCACTCCGACGCAATATCTGTCCGGGGCGGTCACGTCCCGCGGTGACCGTGTTCGGGTGTGTAATCTGTGTCGCGGCTATCGCTATCAGTCGATGGGCTACTACGTTTCCTTGTTGGCCGAAGCGCGAGGTCACCGACCGTTTCCCGATGTGTTGACGATCGGTGACCTGTCACTTGCGCGTTCGGTTCGCATGGTGCCCGACGGACTGGAAGACCTGATTCAAAAGTCGTTGTCACCGTTGGCATCCGATGACTTTATCCTCAGCGTCTATTTTGGTGAAAACCTTGCCAAGCGATATGAACGACTCGCACGTTCTATCTATTCCCAGTTCAACGCGCCGTTGATTCGCTGTCGTTTCAAACGACGCAAGAAAACTTGGCGTCTGGCGCAGGTGTCGGCGATCGCCGTCAGCGATGTTCCCGACAGCCATCGTGACTTCGTTGCCGAAGCCGCACGGCGACACTTTGACCGTGTTGCGGTTACCAAAGCCAACTATCGACCGCCCCGATACGATCTGGCGATCCTTCACAACCCTGACGAAGGAGACCTGGCGCCATCGTGTGAAACGGCCCTGAAGCGTTTGATCAAAGCTGCCGCACGTGAAGACATGCGGGCCGAATTGGTCACAGTA is from Crateriforma conspicua and encodes:
- the pgsW gene encoding poly-gamma-glutamate system protein yields the protein MKKVYWRPKAVSRTGLFLIGLTSLAGLTLVENFRVQQRQPNFDEKLAAAKLASQAYDVIYDARIERGHEIDETMDLVHSGVLGIAMSEVTSLSGDVTAKRTSINPNFAAVAVQMLRDAGVENGDTIAIGVSGSFPGINACVYAAAETMNLKPIIITSGAASQWGANLPDLLWIDMERILVDQGVFRSRAIAASIGGFEDRGLGLSDGGRQAIEEGISRNGLSLLEATTFEASVEERMNLYDKHAGSQPIKAYINVGAGTVSVGRTLGKQMFSPGLNLIPPVQIRQTDGIMPRFILRGVPVIHFAQIADIAEKYGMPVPPLEPPAPGEASVFEAIEYSKPLAASLLGLLTIMMYAFVRSDIGSRLLKLNKSPKKDATAEPML
- the pgsC gene encoding poly-gamma-glutamate biosynthesis protein PgsC, with the translated sequence MMMTEFADQMMVSVGVGLVISLIFSELFGLAAGGMVVPGFIALNLGRPLDVALTLVAAAATYLIVHSLGTFIIIFGRRRTVLMILMGYSVRLLMDMMPTEHLVSVDLFATGDATAQVVGYILPGLIAIWMDRQGWLETISALFTASVAIRMVLILIYGAALA
- the pgsB gene encoding poly-gamma-glutamate synthase PgsB, whose protein sequence is MTAELALLGTTGAVIAGGVVESLVHRRTLKQIPIRIHVNGTRGKSSVARLIAAGLRAGGIRTCCKTTGTLPRMILPDGTEYPVFRPSRANVIEQIRIVRTAVELECQALVIECMALIPFLQWLCEDKLVRATHGVITNAREDHLDVMGPTERDVAKALAGMVPVGTKLYTAERDHLDVFQAAADDRGTETIPVTESDVATITPLDLAGFCYVEHAENVALALKVCQDLGVDRGVALRGMWESPPDPGAMLAYEMDFFHRQINFVNGFAANDPESTQRIWEMALERYPGVDRRIAIFNCRLDRPDRSDQLGRVVASWPPADKYLLIGTGTYIFARAATSAGMDPMKLVFAEDQPVDQVFEIIVELSERCSLVMGMANIAGIGLDLVRHFANRSIRRELK
- a CDS encoding tetratricopeptide repeat protein — translated: MISPHPILDLTCTLSLHDFSVVDYQHLLSVCEQQRRNRWVDNARAVCLMRLERIDEALEIFRRIALSPGTCVLRGDLPDEIKLNYASALLAKGQLIGALDVLDELGDPNQWMAIQIRCVLLDWEKSLPWWKRILWRAGRLEFATPVSVDFELGVWPPAGVSIPGRSIDRAGTSDGFGRITGDDKADPASVPL
- a CDS encoding serine/threonine-protein kinase; the protein is MNWRIGSGGFAEVFAATDTLLGIQVALKVLHHAANDDAVLDDFRREVRLTMRLDHPGILPIRDASIIEGHLVIVTPLADQTLAERLQKRIRFETAYGYVTQLLDAVAYAHDSGVVHCDIKPENVLLFGAQTLRLTDFGIAKAGSKTMTGAGTGTVGYMAPEQAMGRPSPRSDVFSIGLISHRIFAGRWAEYPFQWPLPGTENLRRRLHRDAVDVIRKSLELNPRHRYRSASSMLDAWKRQRQKAMRFARRKRATATAASSTRS
- a CDS encoding cysteine peptidase family C39 domain-containing protein gives rise to the protein MNLSIPIQIRPQPTDATCGPACLSAVYQYWNVPVDQLPSVDPMPGLPGGGTLAVHLALDALQRDLDAAITTFNLQLFDPTWFHHQGEPYFGEFLCERLELQMRRKRFDSEADQVRLTLSTEAYVRFLQLGGRLRMRPLEEVLITRPLSRRIPILCGLSATYLYNEARERSVQPLCPIDDLSPSSVPDDVGGYPVGHFVVLYGFDAASGEVEIADPMHENPFTDSHHYRASFSTLAAALLLGIVTYDANLLTIAPRDIRS